A portion of the Leifsonia sp. EB41 genome contains these proteins:
- a CDS encoding TetR family transcriptional regulator, with protein MGRWTPDARGRLERAAIELYAERGFEGTTVADIAERAGVTERTFFRHYADKREVLFAGSTVMQEAVLAAIADAPSDAPPFAVAAAGMRAAAALIDSRGADFPRRRSAVIAANPSLQERELLKLASLAIASGAALRARGVAEPAASLAGQAAVGAFHVGFAQWIAGPADATLTSHVDEALATLPTLA; from the coding sequence GTGGGACGCTGGACACCGGACGCGCGCGGCCGCCTGGAGAGGGCGGCCATCGAGCTGTACGCCGAGCGCGGCTTCGAGGGGACCACCGTCGCCGACATCGCCGAGCGCGCGGGCGTCACCGAGCGCACCTTCTTCCGCCACTACGCCGACAAGCGGGAGGTGCTCTTCGCCGGATCCACCGTGATGCAGGAGGCCGTGCTCGCCGCCATCGCCGACGCGCCCTCCGATGCTCCGCCCTTCGCGGTGGCCGCCGCCGGGATGCGTGCGGCCGCGGCGCTGATCGACAGCCGCGGTGCGGACTTCCCGCGCCGTCGCTCGGCGGTCATCGCGGCGAACCCGAGTCTGCAGGAGCGCGAGCTGCTCAAGCTGGCCTCCCTCGCCATCGCATCGGGAGCAGCCCTGCGCGCTCGCGGCGTCGCCGAGCCCGCGGCCAGCCTCGCCGGGCAGGCCGCGGTGGGCGCGTTCCATGTCGGCTTCGCCCAGTGGATCGCCGGCCCCGCCGATGCGACGCTGACCTCCCACGTCGACGAGGCGCTCGCGACGCTCCCGACGCTCGCCTAG
- a CDS encoding SDR family oxidoreductase, protein MTREVIPMRVFVTGASGWIGSAVVPELLAAGHEVTGLARSEASAERIRATGATAVAGSLDDLESIRSGAAASDAVIHLGFKHDFSDYAGAGRTERAVVATIGDELAGSDRPFLFASGIVARPGEVLTEDVPSPYVGPDAPRGGGEAFAFEYADRGVRPVALRFSPTVHGRGDHGFSAELVRIAREKGVAGYVGDGSNRWPAVHRLDAGRLVRLALEQATPAARVHAVGEEGIQARDIATAIGEGLGLPVESIAPEDVDAHFGWIGRFFGMDIPASSAITRERYGWTPTGPTLLEDLASGSYFEAVAAR, encoded by the coding sequence ATGACTCGGGAGGTCATCCCCATGCGCGTCTTCGTCACTGGAGCATCCGGCTGGATCGGCTCCGCCGTCGTCCCCGAACTCCTCGCCGCCGGTCACGAGGTGACCGGCCTCGCCCGCTCCGAGGCATCCGCCGAGCGCATCCGCGCCACCGGCGCGACCGCCGTCGCCGGCTCGCTCGACGACCTGGAGAGCATCCGCTCCGGCGCTGCGGCGTCCGACGCGGTCATCCACCTCGGCTTCAAGCACGACTTCTCCGACTACGCCGGCGCCGGCCGCACCGAGCGCGCCGTGGTCGCCACGATCGGCGACGAGCTCGCCGGCTCCGACCGGCCGTTCCTGTTCGCGTCGGGCATCGTGGCGCGCCCAGGCGAGGTGCTGACGGAAGATGTTCCCTCGCCGTATGTCGGCCCCGACGCCCCGCGCGGCGGCGGCGAGGCGTTCGCGTTCGAGTACGCCGACCGCGGCGTGCGGCCGGTCGCGCTGCGGTTCTCGCCGACCGTCCACGGCCGCGGCGACCACGGCTTCAGCGCCGAGCTGGTCCGCATCGCCCGCGAGAAGGGCGTCGCGGGTTACGTGGGCGACGGCTCCAACCGCTGGCCGGCCGTGCACCGGCTCGACGCCGGGCGGCTGGTCCGGCTCGCGCTGGAGCAGGCCACCCCGGCGGCACGCGTGCACGCGGTCGGCGAGGAGGGCATCCAAGCCCGCGACATCGCGACCGCCATCGGCGAGGGGCTCGGCCTGCCCGTGGAGTCCATCGCGCCGGAGGACGTGGACGCGCACTTCGGCTGGATCGGCCGGTTCTTCGGGATGGACATCCCGGCCTCCAGCGCGATCACCCGCGAGCGCTACGGCTGGACGCCGACCGGCCCGACCCTCCTCGAGGACCTCGCCTCCGGCTCCTACTTCGAGGCCGTCGCCGCCCGCTGA
- a CDS encoding glutamate decarboxylase: MARLESDIQTASGDTGLAPAYTGRLSRKSPPDLLPDDATDPASTYRLIHDELLLDGSSRLNLATFVTTWMDPEAEILMAEAFDKNMIDKDEYPATAAMERRCVSIVSHLFHAEPGEPTGAATIGSSEAVMLGGLALKWRWRAKRAGVSGGSDPGGVPNLVLGSNVQVVWEKFCRYFEVEPRYLPVAKGRYVITPEQVTAAVDENTIGVVGILGTTYTGELEPIAAICDALDALAASGGPDVPVHVDAASGGFVVPFLHPHLEWDFRLPRVVSINVSGHKYGLTYPGIGFVVWRSAEWLPDDLVFRVNYLGGDMPTFTLNFSRPGNQIVGQYYNFVRLGRAGFTAIMEALRDTALLISKGLAEDPAIEVITDGSAIPVISFALKDGTPFTVFQVSHELRARGWQVPAYTMPDDATDVAVLRIVVRDGFNADLAEDLVNDIRAVVAELGEQAEKAGATHPAAKATESARTRTHFAH, translated from the coding sequence ATGGCGCGGCTCGAGTCAGACATCCAAACGGCGAGCGGTGACACCGGGCTCGCCCCCGCCTACACCGGCCGCCTGTCGCGGAAGAGCCCTCCGGACCTCTTGCCGGACGACGCCACCGACCCGGCCAGCACATACCGGCTGATCCACGACGAGCTGCTCCTCGACGGCAGCTCGCGTCTCAACCTCGCCACCTTCGTCACGACGTGGATGGACCCGGAGGCCGAGATCCTGATGGCCGAGGCGTTCGACAAGAACATGATCGACAAGGACGAGTACCCGGCGACCGCGGCGATGGAGCGCCGCTGCGTGTCCATCGTCTCGCACCTGTTCCACGCCGAGCCGGGTGAGCCGACCGGGGCCGCGACGATCGGGTCGAGCGAGGCCGTCATGCTCGGGGGCCTGGCGCTCAAGTGGCGCTGGCGGGCCAAGCGGGCGGGCGTCTCCGGAGGCTCCGACCCGGGAGGCGTGCCCAACCTGGTCCTCGGCTCGAACGTGCAGGTCGTCTGGGAGAAGTTCTGCCGTTACTTCGAGGTGGAGCCGCGCTACCTCCCCGTCGCCAAGGGGCGTTACGTCATCACGCCGGAGCAGGTCACCGCGGCGGTCGACGAGAACACGATCGGCGTCGTCGGCATCCTCGGCACGACCTACACCGGTGAGCTGGAGCCCATCGCCGCGATCTGCGACGCACTCGACGCTCTCGCCGCCTCGGGCGGACCCGACGTGCCGGTGCATGTGGACGCGGCGAGCGGAGGTTTCGTCGTCCCGTTCCTGCACCCCCACCTGGAGTGGGACTTCCGCCTCCCACGAGTGGTGTCGATCAACGTCAGCGGGCACAAGTACGGTCTCACCTATCCGGGGATCGGGTTCGTGGTGTGGCGCTCGGCGGAGTGGCTGCCGGACGACCTGGTGTTCCGGGTGAACTACCTCGGCGGCGACATGCCCACGTTCACGCTGAACTTCTCCCGCCCCGGCAACCAGATCGTCGGCCAGTACTACAACTTCGTGCGGCTCGGCCGCGCCGGGTTCACCGCGATCATGGAGGCGCTGCGCGACACCGCGCTGCTCATCTCGAAGGGCCTCGCCGAAGACCCGGCGATCGAGGTCATCACGGACGGCTCCGCCATCCCGGTCATCTCGTTCGCGCTGAAGGACGGCACGCCGTTCACGGTCTTCCAGGTGTCGCACGAGCTCCGCGCGCGGGGCTGGCAGGTGCCCGCCTACACGATGCCGGACGACGCGACCGACGTCGCCGTGCTGCGGATCGTGGTGCGCGACGGCTTCAACGCCGACCTCGCCGAGGACCTCGTGAACGACATCCGCGCGGTGGTCGCCGAGCTGGGGGAGCAGGCGGAGAAGGCCGGCGCGACGCACCCGGCGGCGAAGGCGACGGAGTCCGCGCGCACGCGGACGCACTTCGCACACTAG
- a CDS encoding META domain-containing protein — MTRTIRQASARRLGGGFVAAAALALLAGCAGTPSGAALVGTWGSTAASQPNLTIENDGAFSGSDGCNRLTGKGSVDGDTITFGPIASTLMACQGVDEWLAKASSGTAKGSTLVVYDISGNEIGKLDKSN; from the coding sequence ATGACGCGAACGATCCGCCAGGCGTCGGCTCGGCGCCTCGGCGGCGGCTTCGTCGCCGCGGCTGCTCTCGCCCTCCTCGCCGGCTGCGCCGGCACCCCGAGCGGCGCGGCGCTCGTCGGCACCTGGGGCTCGACGGCCGCGTCGCAGCCGAACCTCACGATCGAGAACGACGGCGCCTTCTCCGGCTCGGACGGCTGCAACCGCCTGACCGGCAAGGGCTCCGTCGACGGCGACACCATCACCTTCGGACCGATCGCCAGCACCCTGATGGCGTGCCAGGGGGTCGACGAGTGGCTGGCGAAGGCGTCGAGCGGGACGGCGAAGGGCAGCACCCTGGTCGTCTACGACATCAGCGGCAACGAGATCGGAAAGCTCGACAAGTCGAACTGA
- a CDS encoding esterase/lipase family protein, with amino-acid sequence MEENARPGPVRAALLFVRRAGVLLADYEYVLRHQLRANFDHDPPEALVDEAGEGEPIVLLPGIYETWRFLHPLARRLHAAGHPVHVVASLGHMGMSLAEAADLVEQYLREQHLSGVTIVAHSKGGLVARLLLGRPDASARIRRVVAIATPFSGSPLAAFVPIPAVRALRPGQPELVQLAGDGADVGRVVSIWGWYDPHIPGGCALPGARNLRMPVGGHFRILGSPAVLALVDELTSG; translated from the coding sequence GTGGAAGAGAACGCGCGCCCCGGCCCGGTCCGCGCCGCGCTGCTCTTCGTCCGCCGGGCCGGCGTGCTCCTCGCCGACTACGAGTACGTGCTGCGGCACCAGCTCCGGGCGAATTTCGACCACGACCCTCCCGAGGCGCTCGTCGACGAGGCCGGAGAGGGTGAGCCCATCGTGCTGCTGCCCGGCATCTACGAGACCTGGCGCTTCCTGCACCCGCTGGCGCGCCGCCTCCACGCCGCCGGCCATCCCGTGCACGTCGTCGCGTCCCTCGGCCACATGGGGATGTCGCTCGCGGAGGCCGCCGACCTGGTGGAGCAGTACCTGCGCGAGCAGCACCTGAGCGGAGTGACGATCGTCGCGCACAGCAAGGGCGGACTCGTCGCCCGCCTGCTGCTTGGGAGGCCGGACGCGTCGGCGCGCATCCGCCGCGTGGTCGCCATCGCCACGCCGTTCTCCGGCTCGCCGCTCGCGGCGTTCGTCCCGATCCCCGCCGTGCGCGCGCTGCGACCCGGCCAGCCCGAGCTGGTGCAGTTGGCGGGCGACGGCGCGGACGTCGGCCGGGTCGTGTCGATCTGGGGCTGGTACGACCCGCACATCCCGGGAGGCTGTGCGCTGCCGGGCGCGCGCAACCTCCGGATGCCGGTCGGCGGCCACTTCCGCATCCTCGGCAGCCCGGCCGTGCTGGCGCTCGTGGACGAGCTCACGAGCGGATGA
- a CDS encoding imelysin family protein — MTKRARLTALFGVLAALVVVAVVVSVAARPAAVRAASSLEVEVTAGTDDCGHGWADDGRTLGGTVAFDVSNTTIAGIEVYLQAVDSKKVYLDLESIGAGAHAHARVAIGSGRYRFVCLPADGDPANGPTVRVGPAPPGTALTPGMVPVTRADLIPPAKAYGAWVASRLPALRQQVAAVAADAEEGDLPAAKRDWLTAHVTYETLGAAYGAFGAAGDAIDGLPGHGLTGFHAVESPLFSGGAAGAVVGPAQQLVSDVDTLLAQFPKAQIDPGDMGLRAHEIVEDAIRDVLAGAADAGSGTELATIDANLSGAARALAPLHDILAARYPQLAATQQSIAATQQLVEGFRGADGTWTRLSALTTAQREHVDAALSETAERLAPVAAICDPRREP, encoded by the coding sequence ATGACGAAGCGCGCCCGTCTCACGGCGCTCTTCGGCGTACTGGCCGCCTTGGTCGTGGTCGCCGTCGTGGTCTCGGTCGCCGCGCGGCCGGCCGCCGTGCGCGCAGCGTCGTCCTTGGAGGTCGAGGTCACCGCGGGGACGGACGACTGCGGTCACGGCTGGGCCGACGACGGCCGCACGCTGGGCGGCACGGTCGCCTTCGACGTCTCCAACACGACCATCGCCGGTATCGAGGTGTACCTCCAGGCGGTCGACTCGAAGAAGGTCTACCTCGACCTGGAGAGCATCGGCGCCGGCGCGCACGCCCACGCCCGCGTCGCGATCGGCTCGGGACGGTACCGGTTCGTCTGCCTCCCCGCGGACGGCGACCCGGCGAACGGGCCGACGGTGCGGGTCGGTCCTGCTCCGCCGGGGACGGCTCTCACTCCAGGCATGGTCCCGGTGACCCGCGCCGACCTCATCCCGCCGGCCAAGGCGTACGGCGCCTGGGTCGCCTCGCGCCTGCCGGCCCTGCGCCAGCAGGTCGCCGCCGTCGCGGCCGACGCCGAGGAGGGCGACTTACCGGCGGCGAAACGCGACTGGCTGACCGCCCACGTCACCTATGAGACGCTCGGCGCCGCCTACGGCGCGTTCGGCGCGGCCGGCGACGCGATCGACGGACTCCCCGGCCACGGGCTGACCGGCTTCCACGCCGTCGAGTCGCCCCTGTTCTCCGGCGGCGCGGCCGGGGCCGTCGTCGGGCCGGCGCAGCAGCTCGTGTCCGACGTGGACACGCTCCTCGCGCAGTTCCCGAAGGCGCAGATCGACCCGGGCGACATGGGGCTGCGTGCGCACGAGATCGTGGAGGACGCGATCCGCGACGTGCTCGCCGGCGCGGCCGACGCCGGGTCGGGCACCGAGCTGGCCACCATCGACGCCAACCTGAGCGGCGCGGCCCGGGCGCTGGCGCCGCTGCACGACATCCTCGCGGCGCGCTATCCGCAGCTCGCTGCGACGCAGCAGTCGATCGCCGCCACGCAGCAGCTCGTGGAGGGCTTCCGCGGCGCCGACGGGACCTGGACCCGGCTGTCGGCGCTGACCACGGCCCAGCGCGAGCACGTCGACGCCGCGCTGAGCGAGACGGCCGAGCGGCTGGCGCCGGTCGCGGCGATCTGCGACCCGAGGAGGGAACCGTGA
- the efeB gene encoding iron uptake transporter deferrochelatase/peroxidase subunit, whose amino-acid sequence MTALGRRGFLTAGAGVAAGAAVTGGVGAVLAPDAASAHPAAAVPAARAAVPFHGEHQQGILTPVQRSAAFVALDVTAASRAELADLLKTITERARFLTTGGTPPDPGLTAPPRDSGVLGPTVVPDGLTVTLSAGASLFDGRYGLASVKPARLRTMDAFPDDSLRREVCDGDLLLQVCADDRDAVTHAVREIARATRGGMGVRWRQDGFVSPPRPSGTPRNLMGFKDGTGNPDVHDAALMKQLVWAQGTGGEPSWTTGGSYHVVRVIRMLVEFWDRVNLHEQENMIGRRRDTGAPLTASAEFDDPHYENDPTGDVIQLDAHIRLANPRTKASAGQRMLRRAYNYDGGVDANGTLDMGLVFVAFNQDLDRQFVAVQKRLAGEPLTDYIQPFGGGYYFALPGARDSSDWLGRSMLA is encoded by the coding sequence GTGACGGCACTGGGTCGGAGGGGCTTCCTCACTGCGGGCGCTGGCGTGGCGGCAGGGGCTGCCGTGACGGGAGGTGTCGGCGCGGTGCTGGCGCCGGACGCGGCGAGCGCGCACCCGGCCGCCGCGGTCCCGGCCGCCCGCGCAGCGGTCCCGTTCCACGGCGAGCACCAGCAGGGCATCCTCACGCCGGTGCAGCGCTCGGCCGCGTTCGTCGCGCTCGACGTGACCGCGGCCTCCCGCGCCGAGCTCGCCGACCTGCTCAAGACGATCACCGAGCGCGCCCGCTTCCTGACCACAGGAGGCACGCCTCCCGACCCGGGGCTGACCGCGCCGCCGCGCGACTCCGGCGTCCTCGGCCCCACGGTCGTGCCGGACGGGCTCACCGTCACGCTCTCGGCGGGGGCCTCCCTGTTCGACGGCCGTTACGGCCTGGCCTCCGTGAAGCCCGCGCGGCTGCGGACGATGGACGCGTTCCCCGACGACTCCCTCCGCCGCGAGGTCTGCGACGGCGACCTCTTGCTGCAGGTCTGCGCCGACGACCGGGACGCGGTCACCCACGCGGTCCGCGAGATCGCCAGGGCGACCCGCGGCGGGATGGGCGTGCGCTGGCGGCAGGACGGCTTCGTCTCCCCGCCGCGGCCCAGCGGCACGCCGCGCAACCTGATGGGTTTCAAGGACGGCACCGGCAACCCGGACGTGCACGACGCCGCACTGATGAAGCAGCTCGTGTGGGCGCAGGGGACGGGAGGCGAGCCCTCCTGGACCACCGGCGGCAGCTACCACGTCGTCCGCGTCATCCGGATGCTGGTCGAGTTCTGGGACCGGGTGAACCTGCACGAGCAGGAGAACATGATCGGCCGCCGCCGCGACACCGGGGCGCCGCTCACCGCCTCCGCCGAGTTCGACGACCCGCACTACGAGAACGACCCGACCGGCGACGTCATCCAGCTCGACGCCCACATCCGGCTCGCCAACCCGCGCACGAAGGCGAGCGCAGGCCAGCGGATGCTGCGCCGCGCGTACAACTACGACGGCGGCGTCGACGCCAACGGGACGCTCGACATGGGGCTCGTCTTCGTCGCCTTCAACCAGGACCTCGACCGGCAGTTCGTGGCCGTGCAGAAACGGCTCGCCGGTGAGCCGCTGACGGACTACATCCAGCCGTTCGGCGGCGGCTACTACTTCGCGCTCCCCGGAGCCCGCGACTCCTCCGACTGGCTCGGGCGCAGCATGCTCGCGTGA
- a CDS encoding phospholipase C, producing the protein MSRLSRLRRHPVASAGLALLGAATLVGAGVLAIAPASAFPAHGTPDHSNQTQTPIKHLVVIFDENISFDHYFGTYPKAANTDGTTFTAAAGTPAVNTLASSGTLTSNPNLYAPQRLTPAQALTCDQNHGYAAEQAAVDNGKMDMFVQKTETDTCTGAFGQPGLVMDYYDGNTVTGLWNYAQNYSMSDNMWDTTFGPSTPGALNLISGQTHGGTAYDPKTGAVLPASTSVQSKNAAGVGTVIGDPDPVYDDCSDADHTSTSALVGMAGKNVGDLLNARGVSWGWFQGGFTPTTAWNGQAGSYAKCDATTANIGGATPKDYSPHHNPFSYYKSTSNPHHLPPTSTQAIGHTDQANHQYDLTSFDKAVAANNLPAVSFLKAPEAQDGHAAYSDPLDEQKFLVNEINALQKSKDWKSTAVVVTYDDSDGWYDHVAPTVANGSNDAAVDSAVCTNQTKIAGGYADRCGPSQRLPFLVVSPWAAQNKVDHTAIEQTSPLKFIEDNWGTSRIGDASFDARAGSLNGLFDWKHPQQREVLLDPASGAVTQVVPTHGRSGDADDQGQNDNSQH; encoded by the coding sequence GTGTCCAGACTCTCTCGTCTGCGCCGCCACCCGGTCGCCTCGGCCGGCCTGGCGCTGCTCGGCGCGGCGACCCTCGTAGGGGCAGGCGTCCTCGCCATCGCCCCCGCGTCGGCGTTCCCGGCCCATGGGACCCCCGACCACTCCAACCAGACCCAGACCCCGATCAAGCACCTCGTCGTGATCTTCGACGAGAACATCTCCTTCGACCACTACTTCGGCACCTACCCGAAGGCGGCCAACACCGACGGCACGACGTTCACCGCCGCCGCCGGAACCCCCGCGGTGAACACCCTCGCCAGCAGCGGGACGCTCACCAGCAACCCGAACCTCTACGCCCCGCAGCGGCTCACCCCGGCGCAGGCCCTCACCTGCGACCAGAACCACGGCTACGCCGCCGAGCAGGCCGCAGTGGACAACGGCAAGATGGACATGTTCGTCCAGAAGACCGAGACCGACACCTGCACCGGCGCGTTCGGCCAGCCGGGCCTGGTCATGGACTACTACGACGGCAACACCGTCACCGGGCTGTGGAACTACGCGCAGAACTACTCGATGAGCGACAACATGTGGGACACCACGTTCGGCCCGTCGACCCCCGGCGCGCTCAACCTGATCTCGGGCCAGACCCACGGCGGCACCGCCTACGACCCGAAGACCGGGGCGGTCCTCCCGGCCTCCACGTCGGTCCAGTCGAAGAACGCCGCGGGCGTCGGCACGGTGATCGGCGACCCCGACCCCGTGTACGACGACTGCTCGGACGCCGACCACACCTCCACCTCGGCGCTGGTCGGCATGGCCGGCAAGAACGTCGGTGACCTCCTCAACGCCCGCGGCGTGAGCTGGGGCTGGTTCCAGGGCGGCTTCACGCCGACCACCGCGTGGAACGGCCAGGCCGGCAGCTACGCCAAGTGCGACGCGACCACCGCGAACATCGGCGGCGCGACGCCGAAGGACTACTCGCCGCACCACAACCCCTTCTCGTACTACAAGTCCACGTCGAACCCGCACCACCTCCCGCCGACGTCGACCCAGGCCATCGGTCACACCGACCAGGCCAACCACCAGTACGACCTGACCTCGTTCGACAAGGCCGTGGCGGCGAACAACCTCCCTGCCGTCTCGTTCCTCAAGGCCCCGGAGGCCCAGGACGGTCACGCCGCCTACTCCGACCCGCTGGACGAGCAGAAGTTCCTCGTCAACGAGATCAACGCCCTCCAGAAGTCGAAGGACTGGAAGAGCACCGCGGTCGTCGTCACCTACGACGACTCGGACGGCTGGTACGACCACGTCGCGCCGACCGTGGCCAACGGCTCGAACGACGCAGCCGTCGACTCGGCGGTCTGCACCAACCAGACGAAGATCGCCGGTGGCTACGCGGACCGCTGCGGCCCGAGCCAGCGCCTGCCGTTCCTCGTCGTCTCGCCGTGGGCCGCTCAGAACAAGGTCGACCACACCGCGATCGAGCAGACCAGCCCGCTGAAGTTCATCGAGGACAACTGGGGCACGAGCCGGATCGGCGACGCGTCCTTCGACGCCCGCGCCGGCTCGCTGAACGGGCTGTTCGACTGGAAGCACCCGCAGCAGCGCGAGGTGCTGCTCGACCCGGCCTCCGGCGCTGTCACACAGGTCGTGCCCACGCACGGCCGCAGCGGTGACGCGGACGACCAGGGGCAGAACGACAACAGCCAGCACTGA
- a CDS encoding alpha/beta hydrolase, which produces MSPPSASSAEARRSPWRSGSCPAARNCTGCWASTARPAASPRSLQAWPSAVRFVSAARLGATVGWTVSYPPGSKPGDALPVLIALPGFGGDHGSAFGSGLGLDRFLAQAVQHGARPFAIASADGGNTYWHRRATGEDAAAMLTDEFIPLLAKAGLDTTKVAFLGWSMGGYGALHLAGLMGAARVASAVAESPAIWHTAKEAAHGAFDGAADFAANTPFGHEATLAGIPLRVECGTGDGFCPNVQDYVAGLHPRPAGGFTPGGHDLDYWRREAPAQLAFVASHFA; this is translated from the coding sequence GTGTCGCCGCCCTCGGCGTCCTCGGCGGAGGCGCGGCGTTCGCCGTGGAGGAGCGGCTCCTGCCCGGCCGCTCGGAACTGCACCGGCTGCTGGGCCTCAACGGCACGCCCGGCCGCATCCCCGCGGTCGCTCCAGGCCTGGCCGTCAGCGGTTCGTTTCGTCTCCGCCGCGCGGCTCGGCGCGACCGTCGGCTGGACCGTGAGCTACCCGCCGGGGTCGAAGCCGGGCGACGCCCTCCCGGTCCTGATCGCACTGCCCGGTTTCGGCGGCGACCACGGCTCGGCGTTCGGCTCGGGACTCGGACTCGACCGCTTCCTCGCCCAGGCGGTGCAACACGGCGCGCGGCCGTTCGCCATCGCGTCGGCGGACGGCGGCAACACCTACTGGCATCGCCGCGCCACCGGGGAGGACGCGGCCGCGATGCTGACCGACGAGTTCATCCCGCTCCTGGCGAAGGCCGGTCTGGACACGACGAAGGTCGCGTTCCTCGGCTGGTCGATGGGCGGTTACGGCGCCCTCCACCTCGCGGGCCTGATGGGCGCCGCGCGGGTCGCGTCGGCGGTCGCGGAGAGCCCCGCGATCTGGCACACCGCGAAGGAGGCCGCTCACGGCGCCTTCGACGGAGCAGCCGACTTCGCCGCGAACACGCCCTTCGGCCACGAGGCGACGCTCGCCGGCATCCCGCTGCGCGTCGAGTGCGGCACCGGCGACGGCTTCTGCCCGAACGTCCAGGACTACGTCGCCGGCCTCCACCCGCGGCCGGCCGGCGGCTTCACCCCGGGAGGCCACGACCTCGACTACTGGCGGCGCGAAGCGCCCGCCCAGCTCGCGTTCGTCGCGTCCCACTTCGCCTGA
- a CDS encoding MerR family transcriptional regulator codes for MSGWIVASNMYTIGEFAAIGRVSVRMLRHYDAIGLLPPARVDEHSGYRSYSDAQLASLLLIVELRQLGIGLDAIAAVLASDDPRPALTAALRQRRAELAAGIADDRNRLDRLERRLRLLEGTEIMTTPVEYRPLEPATVYAVSGTAPGMGPELVGPMVGPLIGSLDQALEAAGRPLLAPSVFWYEARDDERLEVHISYPAETPPRPGDGYEVVDLPAVPLAATLLHRGDMTGIGDSWMALMERLAADGYHVTGPTREVYLEATGHTPGPDWLTELQAPVAPTS; via the coding sequence GTGTCAGGCTGGATCGTGGCCTCCAACATGTACACCATCGGAGAATTCGCCGCGATCGGGCGGGTGAGCGTCCGGATGCTGCGGCACTACGACGCCATCGGCCTGCTGCCGCCGGCGCGCGTGGACGAGCACAGCGGCTACCGCTCGTACTCGGACGCGCAGCTGGCGAGCCTGCTGCTGATCGTCGAGCTGCGCCAGCTCGGGATCGGCCTCGACGCGATCGCCGCCGTGCTCGCGTCCGACGACCCGCGGCCCGCCCTCACGGCGGCGCTGCGGCAGCGCCGGGCCGAGCTGGCGGCGGGCATCGCCGACGACCGCAACCGGCTCGACCGCCTGGAGCGGCGCCTCCGCCTACTGGAAGGAACAGAGATCATGACGACTCCCGTCGAATACCGCCCGCTGGAACCCGCCACCGTCTACGCCGTCAGCGGCACCGCGCCCGGGATGGGCCCGGAGCTGGTCGGCCCGATGGTCGGGCCGCTCATCGGCTCGCTCGACCAGGCGCTGGAGGCCGCGGGACGCCCGCTGCTGGCGCCGTCCGTGTTCTGGTACGAGGCCAGGGACGACGAGCGGCTGGAGGTCCACATCTCGTACCCGGCCGAGACCCCGCCGCGACCCGGCGACGGCTACGAGGTGGTCGACCTCCCTGCGGTCCCGCTCGCGGCGACGCTGCTGCACCGCGGCGACATGACCGGCATCGGCGACTCGTGGATGGCCCTGATGGAGCGCCTCGCGGCCGACGGCTACCACGTCACCGGCCCCACCCGCGAGGTCTACCTCGAGGCCACCGGCCACACCCCCGGCCCCGACTGGCTCACCGAACTCCAGGCCCCCGTAGCCCCCACCTCCTGA